The nucleotide sequence CCGAGGCGGAAAAGAAGGCCGCGGCGCTGCCGCCGAAGCTGACGGTGCCGATGATCCTGTTCTTCCTGCCGGTGCTGTTCGTCGTGATCCTCGGACCGGCCGCGATCCAGATCATCAAGATGCGGGGGTGAGCGCCGCGCCGGCCGGGCCGGCTCCTCGCCACCGCTCCGGTTCTCCGCTGGTCAAGCCGGAGCGCCGGCTGCCGATCGCGACAATCCCATTCTCGAAGCCGGGGTCTCGATGACGCCGTTTCCGGGATCACGAAGCGGTGCGGCGCGGACATCCGATCCCCAAAAACCGAAATCTCCGCAAACCGGCGGCCGGCGTTGCGGAGATTGGCGTTTCGCGACGATCCAGGTGGCGGTCGCCGGCCGCCAGCCCTCAATGGGTCGACGTGCTGGCCGGCGCGTGCGCGGCGACAACCGCGGCTCCCGGACGCGGGGCCGGCTTGCCGGCCGAAGCCGACGTCTCGCCGGCGGCGCCGATTTTCTGCCAGTTGTTCGGCTGGGACAGCATCGTGCGCAGATAGGCGACGTTGGCCTGGGCTTCGGTCGGCGGCAGGTCCTTGCTCACCAGCCGTTCGGCCTCTTCGAACCGACCCTGCAGCCCGATCACGAGAGCAAGGTTTTGCCGAATGCGGGCGTCCGTCCGCGGCTGTTCCGCCGCCCGGCGCAGCACCGCTTCCGCCTGCGATAATTCCCGCGACAACATGTGCGACAATCCAAGATTGGACAGCACGGCAGGCTCCTCAGGGCTGATCGTCAAGGCCTGCTGGTAGACTTTTCGTGCGTCGGCATTGCGTCCCATTTGATCGAGCACCGCTCCCTGAACGTTGAGGATGCGCCAATCCGGCTGGTCGGGCGAATGGGCCCGCGACAGCGCCTCCAGCGCGGGTTCGAACTGACCGTTATCGGCGAGCGAGCGGCCATAGGCACCGGCCACGGCCTTGTCCTTGGGGTTGCGCAGCGTCGCCTGCTGCAGCACCGCGACTGCCTGCTCGCGCTGCCCGGTGGCGCGCAGCGCCAGCGCGTAGTCGACCGCGACGCGCGGATCGCCCGGGTTCTGGCGGTAGCGCCCGGACAGGCTGTCGACGCGCTGGCGCCAATCGCCCTTCCCGGTGTCGGATGAGGGCGCCACCGATCCTGTCACGTTGCCAGTGCTGGCGCAGCCGCCGGCCAACAGCCCGAGACCGACCGTCAAGGCCAGCAACGAACCACGGCAGAAACCGCCAGGGGAATTAGGCCGACCGTCGTACATGACACGCTCCGACACGGGCTTCGAATCCCGTCTTCTGAGCTTCGAACATGGGTTATTAACCCTAACGTGAGGTTAAGTGACGGCGAGACGCGGCTTCCGGGCCAGCGTGGTGACTGCCATTGGTGATCGGATTTCCCTTGAGTTTCCGTGGTTGATACGGTTTCCGGCTGATCGCTCCGTGAGCCCGGACACAACCTCGCCGAAAAAACCTTGATCGGAGGGGGATTTATCGGCGACAGGAATACGAAACTCCGGCCGATCGGCCGGATTTCGTATGAGCACCCGCCGATGCATGCCGCGCTGATCGCAACCGACCCCGCCGCCCGCCCGTTGTGGCTGGTCACCGCCAACGACTGGCCGGCAGTGCGTGAGGCGCTCGGCGCCCCCGCCGCGGCGTTCGCCGAGGCGGCCGGCTTTGCGCCCGAGCCCGGCCGGCACGTCGCGCTGCCGGACGCCGACGGCGCGCTCGGTGGCTTTCTGTTCGGGCTGGGTCGCGGCACCGAGGCGGCCGACCGGCTGATCGCCGGCAAGCTGGCCGAGGTGTTGCC is from Blastochloris viridis and encodes:
- a CDS encoding tetratricopeptide repeat protein; translation: MYDGRPNSPGGFCRGSLLALTVGLGLLAGGCASTGNVTGSVAPSSDTGKGDWRQRVDSLSGRYRQNPGDPRVAVDYALALRATGQREQAVAVLQQATLRNPKDKAVAGAYGRSLADNGQFEPALEALSRAHSPDQPDWRILNVQGAVLDQMGRNADARKVYQQALTISPEEPAVLSNLGLSHMLSRELSQAEAVLRRAAEQPRTDARIRQNLALVIGLQGRFEEAERLVSKDLPPTEAQANVAYLRTMLSQPNNWQKIGAAGETSASAGKPAPRPGAAVVAAHAPASTSTH